A single window of Populus nigra chromosome 17, ddPopNigr1.1, whole genome shotgun sequence DNA harbors:
- the LOC133677531 gene encoding scarecrow-like protein 23 isoform X2, translating into MLQSLIPQSPINSTDPNNSSSPSMKSKRAAAELTAGESSGEDPSSKRVSYEKSTTEIDCGGDDGGEASGLRLLGLLLQCAECVAMDNLNDATDLLPEIAELSSPFGSSPERVGAYFAHALQARVVGSCLANQAIFQALDGEDRVHVIDLDIMQGLQWPGLFHILASRPKKIRSMRITGFGSSSELLESTGRRLADFASSLGLPFEFHPLEGKIGNVTDLSQLGVRPREAIVVHWMHHCLYDVTGSDLGTLKLLTLLRPKLITTVEQDLSHGGSFLGRFVEALHYYSALFDALGDGLGVDSVERHMVEQQLFGCEIRNIVAVGGPKRTGEVKVERWGDELRRVGFEPVSLGGSPAAQASLLLGMFPWKGYTLVEENGSLKLGWKDLSLLTASAWQPSD; encoded by the exons atGCTTCAAAGCTTAATTCCTCAGTCTCCGATCAATTCCACAGACCCCAACAATTCTTCCTCCCCCTCCATGAAATCCAAGCGCGCCGCCGCCGAACTTACCGCCGGTGAATCCTCCGGTGAGGACCCTTCATCCAAACGGGTCAGTTACGAAAAGTCCACCACGGAAATCGACTGCGGAGGAGACGACGGCGGCGAGGCAAGTGGGCTCCGGCTGCTCGGGCTCTTGCTGCAATGTGCGGAGTGTGTTGCTATGGATAATCTAAATGACGCGACGGACCTTTTGCCGGAGATAGCGGAGCTTTCGTCGCCGTTTGGATCGTCGCCGGAGAGAGTGGGAGCGTACTTTGCACATGCTTTGCAGGCGCGTGTGGTTGGTTCTTGCCTCG CTAATCAAGCGATTTTCCAAGCTTTGGACGGTGAAGATCGTGTCCACGTTATCGATTTAGATATAATGCAAGGACTTCAATGGCCAGGATTGTTTCATATCTTAGCTTCTAGGCCTAAAAAGATTCGGTCCATGAGAATTACCGGGTTTGGATCTTCATCGGAGTTGCTTGAGTCAACCGGGAGGCGACTCGCCGATTTCGCGAGCTCACTCGGGCTCCCCTTTGAGTTTCACCCTTTAGAGGGTAAGATTGGGAATGTGACAGATTTAAGTCAGCTCGGGGTGAGGCCGAGAGAGGCTATTGTAGTACATTGGATGCATCATTGTTTGTATGATGTAACAGGGAGTGATTTAGGGACGCTGAAGTTGTTGACTTTGTTGAGGCCCAAATTGATCACGACCGTTGAACAAGATTTAAGTCACGGGGGAAGTTTTTTAGGGAGGTTCGTAGAGGCATTGCATTATTATAGTGCCTTGTTTGATGCACTTGGGGATGGATTAGGTGTGGACAGCGTAGAGAGGCATATGGTGGAGCAGCAATTGTTTGGTTGTGAGATTAGGAATATTGTTGCTGTTGGTGGACCTAAGAGGACCGGTGAGGTTAAGGTTGAGAGATGGGGTGATGAGTTGCGACGGGTCGGGTTTGAACCCGTTTCGCTTGGCGGTAGCCCGGCTGCTCAAGCTAGTTTGTTGCTTGGGATGTTTCCATGGAAAGGGTACACTTTGGTTGAGGAAAACGGGTCCTTGAAATTGGGGTGGAAGGACTTGTCCTTGTTGACTGCCTCTGCGTGGCAGCCGTCGGATTGA
- the LOC133677531 gene encoding scarecrow-like protein 23 isoform X1, whose protein sequence is MLQSLIPQSPINSTDPNNSSSPSMKSKRAAAELTAGESSGEDPSSKRVSYEKSTTEIDCGGDDGGEASGLRLLGLLLQCAECVAMDNLNDATDLLPEIAELSSPFGSSPERVGAYFAHALQARVVGSCLGTYSPLVSKSVTLTQSQRLFNALQSYNSISPLVKFSHFTANQAIFQALDGEDRVHVIDLDIMQGLQWPGLFHILASRPKKIRSMRITGFGSSSELLESTGRRLADFASSLGLPFEFHPLEGKIGNVTDLSQLGVRPREAIVVHWMHHCLYDVTGSDLGTLKLLTLLRPKLITTVEQDLSHGGSFLGRFVEALHYYSALFDALGDGLGVDSVERHMVEQQLFGCEIRNIVAVGGPKRTGEVKVERWGDELRRVGFEPVSLGGSPAAQASLLLGMFPWKGYTLVEENGSLKLGWKDLSLLTASAWQPSD, encoded by the coding sequence atGCTTCAAAGCTTAATTCCTCAGTCTCCGATCAATTCCACAGACCCCAACAATTCTTCCTCCCCCTCCATGAAATCCAAGCGCGCCGCCGCCGAACTTACCGCCGGTGAATCCTCCGGTGAGGACCCTTCATCCAAACGGGTCAGTTACGAAAAGTCCACCACGGAAATCGACTGCGGAGGAGACGACGGCGGCGAGGCAAGTGGGCTCCGGCTGCTCGGGCTCTTGCTGCAATGTGCGGAGTGTGTTGCTATGGATAATCTAAATGACGCGACGGACCTTTTGCCGGAGATAGCGGAGCTTTCGTCGCCGTTTGGATCGTCGCCGGAGAGAGTGGGAGCGTACTTTGCACATGCTTTGCAGGCGCGTGTGGTTGGTTCTTGCCTCGGTACGTACTCACCACTCGTGTCAAAATCAGTAACGCTAACTCAGTCGCAGAGATTATTCAATGCTTTGCAGTCATATAATTCAATCAGCCCTCTGGTCAAATTCTCTCATTTCACAGCTAATCAAGCGATTTTCCAAGCTTTGGACGGTGAAGATCGTGTCCACGTTATCGATTTAGATATAATGCAAGGACTTCAATGGCCAGGATTGTTTCATATCTTAGCTTCTAGGCCTAAAAAGATTCGGTCCATGAGAATTACCGGGTTTGGATCTTCATCGGAGTTGCTTGAGTCAACCGGGAGGCGACTCGCCGATTTCGCGAGCTCACTCGGGCTCCCCTTTGAGTTTCACCCTTTAGAGGGTAAGATTGGGAATGTGACAGATTTAAGTCAGCTCGGGGTGAGGCCGAGAGAGGCTATTGTAGTACATTGGATGCATCATTGTTTGTATGATGTAACAGGGAGTGATTTAGGGACGCTGAAGTTGTTGACTTTGTTGAGGCCCAAATTGATCACGACCGTTGAACAAGATTTAAGTCACGGGGGAAGTTTTTTAGGGAGGTTCGTAGAGGCATTGCATTATTATAGTGCCTTGTTTGATGCACTTGGGGATGGATTAGGTGTGGACAGCGTAGAGAGGCATATGGTGGAGCAGCAATTGTTTGGTTGTGAGATTAGGAATATTGTTGCTGTTGGTGGACCTAAGAGGACCGGTGAGGTTAAGGTTGAGAGATGGGGTGATGAGTTGCGACGGGTCGGGTTTGAACCCGTTTCGCTTGGCGGTAGCCCGGCTGCTCAAGCTAGTTTGTTGCTTGGGATGTTTCCATGGAAAGGGTACACTTTGGTTGAGGAAAACGGGTCCTTGAAATTGGGGTGGAAGGACTTGTCCTTGTTGACTGCCTCTGCGTGGCAGCCGTCGGATTGA